A region of Diospyros lotus cultivar Yz01 chromosome 3, ASM1463336v1, whole genome shotgun sequence DNA encodes the following proteins:
- the LOC127797584 gene encoding LOW QUALITY PROTEIN: uncharacterized protein LOC127797584 (The sequence of the model RefSeq protein was modified relative to this genomic sequence to represent the inferred CDS: inserted 1 base in 1 codon) yields the protein METDGFEQLKNQLKEWLQEAEKLVEQIPQTQLYATIGALVLTTFLLLLARLFRSTKPNTIVLTGLSGSGKTVIFYQLQDGSSHQGTVTSMEPNEGTFVLHSEKSKEGKIKPVHIVDVPGHSRLRPKLDEFFPQAAGIVFVVDALEFLPNCRAASEYLYDILTXAVVVKKKIPILILCNKVDKVTAHTKEFIRKQLEKEIDNLRASRTAVSAADVANEYSLGVPGKAFSFSQCLNRVTVAESSGLTGEITQLEQFIREHVKG from the exons ATGGAGACGGATGGGTTTGAGCAATTGAAGAATCAGTTGAAGGAGTGGTTACAAGAAGCTGAAAAATTGGTTGAGCAGATACCTCAAACTCAACTTTATGCAACAATTGGGGCTCTGGTGCTGACTACCTTTCTCCTCTTATTAG CTCGTTTGTTCAGGAGCACAAAGCCCAACACCATTGTTCTGACTGGGTTAAGTGGAAGTGGAAAAACTGTTATTTTCTACCAA CTACAAGATGGCTCTTCCCATCAGGGTACTGTGACCTCGATGGAACCAAATGAAGGTACTTTTGTGCTACATTCTGAAAAGAGCAAG GAGGGCAAAATAAAGCCTGTTCATATTGTTGATGTCCCTGGGCATTCTCGTCTTCGACCCAAATTAGATGAGTTCTTTCCTCAAGCAGCTGGCATAGTGTTTGTAGTGGACGCTTTGGAATTCTTGCCAAATTGCCGTGCTGCTTCAGA GTACCTCTATGATATTTTGA GGGCAGTTGttgtaaagaagaaaattcCCATACTTATCCTCTGCAACAAGGTGGATAAAGTGACCGCACACACCAAGGAGTTCATACGGAAACAACTGGAGAAAGAAAT CGACAATCTCCGGGCCTCAAGAACTGCTGTATCAGCAGCTGATGTTGCTAATGAATACTCTCTTGGTGTCCCTGGCAAAGCCTTCTCATTCTCTCAGTGCCTGAACAGAGTGACTGTTGCAGAATCCTCTGGCTTGACTGGTGAAATAACTCAGCTGGAGCAGTTCATCAGGGAGCATGTGAAGGGTTAA